From Thermodesulfobacteriota bacterium, one genomic window encodes:
- a CDS encoding NAD-dependent deacylase: protein MSELEEKIAQAREEIEKATQIVVLTGAGISAESGVPIFRGEEGLWQNYRPEELATPDAFWKDPKLVWEWYDWRRNAVKDAKPNPGHYALVELAQNVQKMTLITQNIDGLHQMAGSQDVIEMHGNIWQIRCTKCGEIEQSFEVPLSELPPKCKSCGELGRPNVVWFGEMIDMSVIDAALSAIEQSQVMLIIGTSGVVEPAASMGLVAKQTNKTVIEINLDETPSAGLYDIVIREKSGEVLPLLFTTNRTLS from the coding sequence ATGAGTGAACTTGAAGAAAAAATTGCTCAAGCAAGAGAAGAAATAGAAAAAGCAACTCAAATTGTCGTGCTCACAGGTGCAGGAATTTCAGCTGAGAGCGGCGTTCCTATTTTCAGGGGTGAAGAGGGGCTTTGGCAAAATTACCGGCCCGAGGAGCTTGCCACACCCGATGCATTTTGGAAAGACCCAAAGCTTGTGTGGGAGTGGTACGATTGGAGAAGAAACGCGGTTAAAGACGCTAAACCCAACCCCGGGCACTACGCTCTTGTAGAGCTTGCTCAGAATGTCCAAAAAATGACGCTAATAACCCAGAACATAGACGGGCTTCATCAAATGGCAGGAAGCCAAGATGTGATTGAGATGCATGGAAACATATGGCAGATAAGATGCACAAAGTGCGGAGAGATCGAGCAGAGTTTTGAAGTGCCTCTTTCAGAGCTGCCTCCAAAGTGCAAATCATGCGGCGAGCTTGGAAGACCAAACGTAGTTTGGTTTGGCGAGATGATAGATATGTCTGTCATAGACGCTGCACTTAGTGCAATAGAACAGTCCCAAGTAATGCTGATAATAGGCACATCCGGCGTAGTTGAGCCCGCAGCTTCTATGGGTCTGGTTGCAAAACAGACTAACAAAACTGTAATTGAAATTAACCTTGATGAGACACCTAGCGCAGGGCTTTACGATATTGTAATACGAGAGAAATCAGGAGAAGTGCTTCCGCTTCTATTTACTACTAACAGAACATTAAGCTGA
- the pdxA gene encoding 4-hydroxythreonine-4-phosphate dehydrogenase PdxA, giving the protein MAEKPKIGITMGDPNGVGPEVIAKALKNTDLTSGCEFVVYGDTEVLRKAGLDSQSEIKVVECSDFETADLNPGFIDKKAGQASLDYIETAVEAALAKEIDAFVTAPISKESTHLAGSSYPGHTEMLKDLTGAEQAVMMFEGSKFKVMLVTIHEALADVPNLITKERVLETIKITNDALLNLFKIENPKVVACGLNPHAGESGAFGRQEIDQIVPAITQAKELGIDIDGPLPADTLFYYANQGKWDAVVAMYHDQGLIPFKMISFNDGVNITLGLPIIRTSPDHGTAFDIAWQGKADPSSMKEAIKVAVKLARNKSA; this is encoded by the coding sequence ATGGCTGAAAAACCAAAAATAGGAATCACTATGGGCGATCCCAATGGAGTTGGCCCAGAGGTAATTGCAAAAGCGCTTAAAAACACGGACCTTACATCGGGCTGTGAGTTTGTAGTGTATGGCGATACAGAGGTTCTAAGAAAAGCAGGATTAGATTCGCAATCTGAAATAAAGGTAGTAGAGTGCTCCGATTTTGAAACCGCTGATTTAAACCCTGGCTTTATTGATAAAAAAGCAGGCCAGGCAAGCCTTGATTATATAGAGACTGCAGTTGAAGCAGCTTTAGCTAAAGAAATTGATGCCTTTGTTACAGCGCCCATAAGCAAAGAGTCTACCCACCTTGCCGGCTCGAGTTATCCGGGACACACTGAGATGTTAAAGGATCTAACAGGCGCTGAGCAGGCAGTAATGATGTTTGAGGGAAGTAAGTTCAAAGTGATGCTGGTTACGATTCACGAGGCCTTGGCCGATGTCCCAAATTTAATAACTAAAGAGAGAGTCCTGGAAACTATTAAGATTACAAATGATGCCTTATTAAATCTATTTAAAATTGAGAATCCCAAAGTTGTCGCCTGCGGCCTAAATCCTCATGCGGGAGAGTCCGGAGCATTCGGCAGACAAGAGATAGACCAGATTGTCCCGGCAATTACCCAAGCCAAAGAGCTAGGAATAGATATTGATGGCCCCCTTCCGGCTGACACGCTTTTCTACTATGCAAACCAAGGGAAATGGGACGCAGTTGTCGCAATGTATCACGATCAGGGGCTTATACCGTTTAAGATGATCTCTTTTAATGACGGGGTAAATATAACACTTGGGCTTCCGATAATTAGGACCTCCCCCGATCATGGAACGGCATTTGATATTGCCTGGCAGGGAAAGGCTGATCCATCCAGCATGAAGGAGGCAATTAAAGTAGCCGTTAAGCTTGCCAGAAATAAATCAGCTTAA
- a CDS encoding TatD family hydrolase, with amino-acid sequence MLIDSHAHLVSLEDISEVLQRAKENNIEKIVSISSDIPSTKDTIELSLEHDYIFATTGVHPHNAAQMSDQVLAGIDQYAEHERVVAIGETGLDYFYMNSEKDIQINSFTQQIRMSKKHSLPLIIHVRDAHEDMLQILSDEDLADPPGVIHCFTGDYETAAKYLDLGFYISFSGIVTFKRSEELRDAAEKIPTDRILIETDSPYLAPVPHRGKPNEPSYVQHVAETVAEVRGISFEQLAELTKENAERLFRI; translated from the coding sequence ATGCTTATAGACAGTCATGCGCACTTAGTTTCCTTAGAAGATATCAGTGAAGTACTCCAAAGGGCTAAAGAAAATAATATAGAGAAAATAGTTTCTATCTCGTCTGATATTCCATCCACTAAAGACACTATTGAACTCAGCCTTGAGCATGATTATATATTTGCCACTACGGGTGTTCACCCGCACAACGCTGCACAAATGAGCGATCAAGTCCTAGCTGGTATAGACCAATATGCTGAGCATGAAAGGGTTGTGGCAATAGGAGAGACTGGGCTTGATTATTTCTATATGAACTCTGAGAAAGATATTCAGATAAACTCGTTCACCCAGCAAATAAGAATGAGCAAAAAACACTCCCTGCCCTTAATTATCCATGTCAGGGACGCACATGAAGACATGCTCCAAATACTAAGCGATGAGGATTTGGCAGATCCCCCAGGGGTTATCCACTGCTTCACGGGAGATTATGAGACGGCTGCTAAGTATTTGGATCTTGGGTTTTATATTTCATTCTCAGGCATTGTGACATTTAAACGATCTGAAGAGCTGAGAGATGCCGCCGAAAAAATACCTACAGATAGAATATTAATTGAAACCGATTCTCCATACCTTGCTCCCGTACCTCATAGAGGAAAGCCAAATGAGCCCTCATATGTTCAGCATGTTGCCGAAACAGTTGCAGAGGTAAGAGGAATTTCGTTTGAGCAGTTGGCTGAGCTGACCAAAGAAAATGCCGAAAGACTGTTCAGGATATAA